A window of Sphaeramia orbicularis chromosome 8, fSphaOr1.1, whole genome shotgun sequence genomic DNA:
aaggtcagccctattcatacatatcaaatggaagaaatagtgcgttttaggcacacttgggagacagatgctagtcttgtaattttcttttgtttacaatgtgcaaattttagttggtggtcagaatttttgaagatcatgcaaaaatgaacaacttttgaattctaaccttatttaaactgtgaaaaataatatgaagttttttaaaacgaagtgcaaaatgtgcctaaaaggcacacccggataccggagggttaataacactggtcaacaacaaatttattgtttaagttttttgagctgatttaggatcattttggtgtgctgaatccaaaaatcacattaattttgctcaatcaggtcaactttctgaactatgctacatattggctttttaacatttttgcttacatttatgggcattttcacatcatatgatacaaaattctttcatacttcttgcaataaacgagttctgaagattttaatttttggcaatttatgattaatggtttttttaatattacaggtgaatgaaatggctttgactagaagatcttacaaaaataagcctgacgtattctgctacatctgcggtgaatacaccattgtacctaacaggaatcctgttagaaaaggattttttttcctcttaaaacctattttgggtgagaactgtataaaaaaatcaactgataaagtcacaaaaatgtaatcaattttgtgagaagatcaaatttttcaaaatcaaattagcaaaaaaacctgacctgattgagaaaaacagatgtcatttttggatttagcggtgcaaaatggtcctaattcagttggaaaaacctagacaacttgcaaaaaacatttttttgtaacccagtgtaataagagatgcaatattgtagaaattgttcaaattttagttccaaattccaaaattttaacaatattctgcctgttaccaaatgtttatgtaacattgtgtgtaatgtacatgtataaataataagtcgagacataatattgttaaaattgcactaatttttcaaatgaaatttctgttttttcaggttattcacatctttttttgtaaaatgtaaatattttcgtaatgtaattgaggattttttttgtactaaaataaaaggaaaaacttggatttgtcattatttataggttattaagtcattattttactggtctggcccacttgagatcaaattgggctgaatatggcccctgaactaaaatgagtttgacacccctgccctacaggTTAACAAAGTAAAAGTTGAAAAGTCTTTGGACGGTCAGACTCTGTTTCCTTCTCGTCTTGGTGAACATGTTCCATTGAAACCCAGTCACTTCCTTCCTGACCCTGAAGAACTCTGAGCCAACACTGAGGTCAGAGTCCTGTCAGCAGCTCTTTAACACTGTTCCCTGCTACTACAGCTATTTCAGGCGTCTAAGAACACCGACGTGGTACTACTGACTAATTTTAGAGCATAATGAGATTTTACTCAACACTTCCTCTACGCCTTAATCCATTCACAAGAGTACAGCAGCGAAGACGGGCAATTAGTCTCTTCTTTAGCAACTTGATCAATGGAGCCCCATGGGAAAAATTACCTTGTTATAATGACCGAGTCTGTTCATTTCATTAATTCTCTCTTATCTTAATTCCCTTCGGTGTAATTGTATTTGCAGTGTAGATTTTAATTCCCTTCACACATCTCATATGCTAGGGGTGTCAAATATTCAGCCTGCGGTCCAAAACTGGCCTGACAAACCCAACCCAGGGGGAAAATATACAAAgtgcaagtaaaataatagcataataacctataaataatgacaaccttttttgttttagtgtgcaaaaagtaaaattatgtgatgaaaatgttagaTTTATGAAGTAACCTTTcacaaaaattttgaataatctaaacaaacatgaacaacctgaactttattaagaaaaataagtggaattttaacagtattatggctgttattaaatattttgtgtctttgtagagctgCAAGTTGTAAcgcaaatgtgtaaatgagaagctgagtataataatgttaaaattacactaaaacacataTAAAGAATGTATAGTTATTATTAATAGGCTAttagattattattttaatagtctggcccacttgagatcaaattggtctgtatgtggcccctgaactaaaatgagtttgacactcttgTTATATATGTGCAAtgagtatataaaaaaaaaaataataataatctgtcctgcaataacaatccaatatttgtaaaaaaaaaaaaaaaaaaaaaaaaaaaaagcactatttttatatagacctaGTTCATAGGAatacatactgttttacatagatatacatactgttattcatggtattacaatactgttaatattgttcatagatatgcATATTGTTACATACTATTAATTGTGCCTGTTCATATGttatccaggttttttttttgtttgtttttttttaattctactaCACTCTACTCTTATGTTAActtgttaaattgtaaatttcttattatatttccttttttttgtatttttatatttgttctactcttatttctgtagcactggtaGCGTTAATTCCattatacacacactgacaattaaggctattctattctattctattctaaatagtgTACTTACAAAGAAATCCACTTTGCAGGAGTCTGGTAGATCTTTGGCGCCGGGGGTGAACCTCCATATTGTTTCAAGATGGCTGAAGAGGGATCCATCATTACACACAGCCTGTTTCAACACAAACACCATTTATTTGTCCAAATCCTGTGCCAAAGCCTggatctttctttttttattattatttatttgcacatacaaatataaaataaaacaaatacatgtacctATCTCTCTTGGTAGAGAGGAGGGTacgaaaatgtgcaggtgaggtcggaaacccaaaaggcttatagaatgacctcaccATGACCGAGCTGTATTTAAACAAATTAAAAGAACATCATTTGCATACCTTCCATGAAGTAGAGGGATCATCTAGGATCATCTcatatcactagtcgcttttttaTTGAccatcaaattgcgcaaatataacttgcgcatcaaaatttacctaatggaaaaatgataatttcgccaaaagtctcatttttcgattaaaagtttttgggctggcaagaggtggttttttgacgtagcgcaaatggtatatcacgcaaaactgcaatgggaagaccttttttcacaactagagtcaggtgtagggctgtgtattcgcaagaatgtggcgatacgatacaaatcacaatactaggatcacgatacgatatatcacgatactgttgaaaaggcaattttttttttagtggttttgtttcttttttaaaagatgatttcctcgaagaattgaattacaccagaaatctgcacaaatactaaacacatttttatttgatcacaacagaatctaatgttttatcacaaaatgttcctgtgttcaaactgaaatgatgttttacagacattacagtttaagatcctgttcaaatgttcatattctattagttcagaactaacatcagaacagcattttagttcaatctcaacaaaggaactaacattatttaataagagtgttaaacaataataaataaaatataaacaaaacaaaaacaaaaaaaacaaaaatgaacctctacaatatctgcatttgaataaatacctaaaaatatcgatacagtactttttaatatcgatacagtattgtgaagtgaagtattgcgatatattgcagagccgatattttcttacacccctagtcaggtgaattaaaaaaatcggatgctgacatacgttacaacaagcgaaaaagaagaaacatttcgtggtatgtgtggacacaccaggaaacccgatcattttttaatttagtacgagatagaggggtaatatataataataataataataataataatgaatacatctgtaaatcaacaccatatttatggaatgacttctcatgtcatctcgtgataataaataaacaaatcatcgcatttgtgatttaaaggaAAAACCGACATCACACACTTCTggaaatattggtaaagttttgcgcagatgtccaatggaaaagtgactactgtcaaACGTTTCAATGAACTGGgcatggaagggggggggggggggggggggggggggggggctaaggcTTACCCTGACTTGGTGGTTTGGGACCATGGTGACTTCAGAGGTGTAGCGTTCTACAATAGGAGGAAAACCGATTTCAAGCTCTGCCCGGATGTCGCCATTTTGTGACTTCATGACCCGAGACTTCTTGCACCAGGGAACAAACTGCTGGTACTGGTCCACATTAGCCACCACGTTGTACATCTGCTCTGGAGTATACCTAAGCATGGAGATAACACATTACACTCCAGGTTTTCACTTTTTGACTTTATTGAGCAAacattacatttttcagtgaaatggtGGCTAGTAATCGTATCGAATCATACCCTATTGTCCGGCACTCGGCGTACTCCATTCGTCGGGTGTTGATGGGAGCGGCCAGGTTGATGAAGCTGCGGGTGGGGGTGATGGTGGGGGTGTCAGGGAAGAGGGGCAGACTGGGCCTCCTTGCTGCCAAAACACCACAGGAACTCAAATATCTAATACAGAAAAGGAATAATGAAGACATGATTTAAGTCCCTGGTCTGCAGGTCTGGTTTCtgagtctgatttacactgatgatAGTGTGAAATAGTTCTAGATTCATTTTAAAACTCTGACAGAGCAAAGACGGACGCCAcagtctagggcaggggtgtcaaatatatgaTTTGTGGGCCTAAACTGGCCTGCAAAATGGTCAAATCTGGccccaaatgcaaaaattacactgatgatataaaccacaggtgtcaaacatgcggcccgggggccaaatctggcccgccaaagggtccagtccggcccttgggatgaatttgtgaaatgcaaaaattacactaagctattaacaatccttttagttcaggttccacattcagaccaattcaatctaaggtaggtcataataacatataaatactcacaactccaattttttctctttgtaaatgtaaatgttttcatgtatttacactaaaacaggggcctcaaacatgtggcccgggggccaaatgcatcccaccaaaggttccaatctggcccgttggatgtttttgcaaagtgcaaaaattccacagtcttgaattgaattaagcaaaaaaaaaaaaaatagcttgaattaaggaaaaaatgttgaattaagcaaaaaaaaatcttcaattaagtaaaaaaaatcttgaattaagcaaaaaatcttacatttagcaaaaaaatcttgaattaagcaaaaaaaaaaatcttgaattaagcaaaaaaaatcttgaattaagcaaaaaaatcttgagttaacaacttcaatttttttaaaatttgttttagtgcaaaaaataacattaaattatgaaaatatttacatttacaaactatcccgtaataataaaacatgaataacctgaacaaatatgaacaacctgaaatgtctaaaaaaaaaaaaaattaagtacaatttgaacaattttctgcctgttactaagtatttagtgtctttgtagatctgatccataatgcacatatagaaattataagttgaggcagaatattgttaaaattgcactgatttttcttaagaattttcagttttttccaggttattcacatcttttttgtttggatagtttataaaagtattttcataatttaatgttttttttttctttacactaaaacaaagacaaaaatttggagttgacattatttatatattattacattataactTTGCTGGTTCAGccaacttcagatcaaatttatccgaatgtagcccctgaactaaaatgagtttgacacccctgttctaatgcGTCAAAACCAGTTTATATACGtattggaaaaagaaaaaatgcataaaatgatTCTTTAATTTACTTTTATACCAGCTGTCTATCGTCTACTGCTGTTTAGAGTGGCTCAGGTCAGACatgtcacatgtcacatcacactggtaggaatctgtcatcgtgtgttctgttattcattttcgcatttttattacttttcctgtaggaaagcaaaacagggaccgggaccatggagttccagactggctgtcctggactagctggtccagaccctggtccagaagcctgaacctttcacacatgtttatttatttcccttttaatctcaaggtaCCTTGTTTTTgcgcaccttttgttttgttacaatttttaataaaaaaaaaatctaacctaataatGTCTGtacatttacaaggcatcaaaatatgagtagagtataagtacttttataagtaatatgcagtcaaaTAAACCCCATTTTCCTTGTCCACCCTGCTTGGGaacatattgggctgtatgtgtttGACAGTCCTGGTTGGAAATAATGTTAACGCTGCAGCTGTACATGCAAGAAAATGTGGACTAGTATTTATatcaccatttaaaaaaattatataaaatgcaACATTTCTTGTCAGATACAACTACAAAAAGCTAAAGAATGCACAGGAACATATTATTAAACATGTGGTAACACCCTggatgtattttatttaattttctacaCTGAATCCATTACAGATTCACCTCATATGGCTTCGGAATCTGTACAGAATAAACACGCTCTGTTTGTTCAACCTTGGTTCGAAAGAGGAAAAActtctcatttaaaaaaaaaaaatggcggaAACCTCAGGAAAAACCACATCAGAGGATCCCTCTTCCAGGAAGGACAGGACATTTTCCAAGAACAAAGGCTCTAACATCACCTGACATGATAGTCTCCATTTTCCTCATCTTTCACAGGGAGTGTCAATGacctttgatccactaatccagtcaCATGCTTGAAAAACTCCTGTAAAGtgcatttttttaaacatattttcagtgccatcactttttcttttggacattcagaggtttaCTTGTGAAAAAGTATAATCTATTAAGAAACCATTTGTTTCACTGTTTGTTgctcatacacatttttcattatcatGATGAATAATCAAAATGTAAAGGGATTCAACAGgcattttttgtgtatgtttcgGGAATATGTTTTTAAGAGGGGATAGGagacaacaataataaaataaaacgttTTAACTTGTGTGTCTTACATTTGGACATAAATCCACTCAATATATATAGCACAACTTTGGGAGGTAAGTAAAGTAAGTAGACAAAGACAGAAAGTAAAGTAAGAAagtaaaaaagaaagtaaacagATTATAAAACTATGAACCAGACTGGAACTTCAGGTTCTTCTGAATCAGATGAAACTAAGGCACATGATCttatcaaatgcaaaaaaacaaatacagttaagtccattttatgtttctttttctttcaatttctttttcttctttttttatgtatttatttttggttcagtCTTTTTTGAGGCTTAAtgctctaatgcacaggtgtcaaacatgcggcccaggggccaattccggcccgccaaagggttcagtccggcccctgggatgaatttgtggaatgcaaaaattacgctgaagataatatcaatcaaggatgttaaaatcactttaggtcatttcagtctaaagtggatcagaccagtaaaagactatcataataacctataaataatgaaaactgtaaatttgtctctttgttttagtgtaaaaagaagtaaaattgcacaaaaatgttcacatttacagactatccttttacaaaaaatgttaatatctgaaatgtcttaagagaagtatgtggaattttaataatattctcccttttatttaatgttttgtgtatttgtagagccactgtgatctctaagttgtgattcacatgtataaatgataaactgaggcataatattgttaacattgcacttattttactaacaaattttcaggttgttcatatttgttcatgctgtgTTCAAGTActattcgtagatgtaaacattttaattacagaatgtacttttttttactcaaaagttcttatcctattatctatattattttactggtccggcccactttaaatcatattaggctgaatgtagcccctgaactaaaatgagtttgacacccctgttctaatgcGTCAAAACCAGTTTATATTTGtattggaaaaagaaaaaaatgcataaaatgatTCTTTAATTTACTTTTATACCAGCTGTCCATCGTCTACTGCTGTTTAGAGTGGCTCAGGTCAGACatgtcacatgtcacatcacactagtaggaatctgtcatcgtgtgttctgttattcattttagcatttttattacttttcctgtacgAAAGCGAAACagggaccgggaccatggagttccagactggctgtcctggactagctggtccagaccctggtccagaagcctgaacctttcacacgtgtttatttatttcccttttaatctcaaggtaCCTTGTTTTtgtgcaccttttgttttgtttcaatttttaataaaaaaaaaaaaatctaacctaataatacaaggcatcaaaatatgagtagagtataagtacttttataagtaatatgcagtcaaaTAAACCCCTTTAGCTCTATCAGcctgcccgcgggccgaaaaaattatattaatattcatctactataaaaatataataaatcagaacAATGAATGttctttttcaacttttgctcaaagtttagaccctaatgttaataaaagtacatcaaaagtgtattttagtgcaaactttaatgttcaaacatgattttttatctttgtggggtgaaatatacgctattaaaaatctccaacacgaacaattaatttatgcatatcatcgtcaatccagctgaaaaaaaaaaaacaggcaaggataaaaaattccaatttctcttttagtttgttacggtttactcaggcatagtaatagatacaatattttagacaatgggaatagattctgtgaggtctctaaatgttcatagacaccaagaacatccatatgaaccttattattgtgaagtaattcttcatttactttgggtaggtctttttaggcgtttttctcctgaaaatatggtcagggttaaataggcatttgagtaaatctgtctgactttagggttgaacctggagtatatctgtaaaacaatagaaatgaaacacaaCCATCCATCACATTTAAAGTTAGATGTAAttgagtttaaggaatgagaagttgaaaatacatgttctaccatttttaaacacaaattaaggatatgtaatgatgattgccttcatttaaaatgtattccagatggattaagtgattcaacaaccagtaaaacccaacaTGTCCAGttacagtactgtgtcattttattgaactagaggttagtttgtgaatgaacatgaactggactacaggttctgttactgctcctcatacatcatcaacctgattggAATAAATTGCCCTGAACTTTGGCGTGTGGTGGAAAcgcaattaccaggaactttttttttttttttttacccaaaataagttcctggtaataaagttcctgggcttttggtggaaaagatCCTATTGATAACAGACCCTTCTCTCTCATTGGAATCTCAATGGCGGATCATTGCAGTGCAAACAGTCCGAATTCCTCCGCACATCGTTGCGTCTTTGCGCACATTTTCAGCGCTGGAAACTCATAaagatctaaaatatttaattcaaACATCAACTTCACTTATCATAAACACCTGAAAAGTTAGAAGTTACAGTACTTTGCTACTTTGGGGATGACTTTTCCATCTGCGCCTTTTGGAACAGACCCTGACCCCTCACCCACCTGATGTTTGGTCTTTTGGAGGTTCCACGCAGGGCTTTGGAGGAGTGGGCTTCAGTCAGCTCCAGAAGAGCCTTCAACAGGAGGGGGCTCGTCCTGTTGgccatgatgaagatgaagatgaggataaaatgttaaaaaaaaaaaaaaaaaaaaaaaaaagtctgtaggAGAGAGAGGACGGCGGTGGATTCAGTCCCACGGATCCCACAGTCCGGCGTCTGTCCGCAACTACCCACAATGAAAGTCTTCTCCACGGTGTGAGAACCAGCGTGACGCACCGGTGGGAGGAGCCAGTTTGGACcaatcacagacagacagacagacagagacatcaGACAGGTTTAGGACAGGTACAAGGGTTAGGAAGGTGACGTCGAACTCCAAAGTAAATGCGTAATGGatgaattagatagatagatagatagatagatagatagatagatagatagatagatagatagatagatagatagatagatagatagatagatagatagatagatagatagatagatagatagatagatagatagatagatagatagatagagaaataACAGTACATGAAGAGCCCGAAGAAAGAAAGCAGGAAAGAAAATCATACAAACTAAAACActgtacatatactgtatgttttcaaATCAACCTGGTCATAAACTCTGAATATACtgaaaatcaatcagtcaatcaatagacaagtcattcattcattcattcattcaatcaatcaatcaatcagtcattcattcattcaaccaatcaaccaatcaatcaatcaatcaatcaatcaataattcattcattcattcattcatccatccaatCATCCAATTGATTGATTGACGgattgattgaatgattgattggttgattgattgattgattgataggatgaatgaatgaatgaattattgattgattgatcaattcatccaatcaatcaatcaaccatccatccattcattcattcattcattcattcattcatccaaccaaccaaccaaccaaccaatcaatcaatcaatcatttattcattcatccaaccaactaaccaacccacccaccaatcaatcaatcaatcaatcaatcaatcaatcaaccaagcCACCCtccaatcattcattcattcattcattcattcaatcaatcaaccaaccaatcaTTCAATCattaattcaatcaatcaatcaatcaaccaagcCACCcaccagtcattcattcattcattcaatcaaccaaccaatcaTTCAATCattaat
This region includes:
- the LOC115424669 gene encoding coenzyme Q-binding protein COQ10 homolog, mitochondrial, with product MANRTSPLLLKALLELTEAHSSKALRGTSKRPNIRYLSSCGVLAARRPSLPLFPDTPTITPTRSFINLAAPINTRRMEYAECRTIGYTPEQMYNVVANVDQYQQFVPWCKKSRVMKSQNGDIRAELEIGFPPIVERYTSEVTMVPNHQVRAVCNDGSLFSHLETIWRFTPGAKDLPDSCKVDFFVSFEFKSLLHSQLASVFFDEVVKQMVNAFESRAALLYNSQQGASVRRRSA